The Paludisphaera rhizosphaerae genome has a window encoding:
- a CDS encoding LEPR-XLL domain-containing protein: protein MHGFWRRLGAAGRRSHDRRGAVSRGGSRGGSPRIGVIETLEPRVLLNADSETTQDRLPPPESLYFVVPPPASEIALGWGDSSADQGTSGPPAPKNEVAPTDAQPTFLASRPFDSINGPISPILKAQADAIRSHILSAAGIDLQDAEGNSKSSEDEALDASRTDNFAPSTTAATLGSPIVETLTGPPSPAELETLPKVPWTRSYSYAGAIEADRDSVAFRIPVGPTTQTLTVDVRPGADGQLTTPKIDQLYLIGANGEMLAAISGVKFMSNGSEQVLYISIHGAPVGGQLFMRLVRGDDAGTYYGGSDDSDSLTNVQLPSSWGSSNYEISILRTDVVSNSGVATGASSSGGASFITTLPTTTDASTSSAATSSSSPGTASSNTKEAADSRVDEVAQSEEDGVELAKLEEDPPSVYLGPLVSRTAAPLGPVLATYAGDPAPPVSRADRPAGDVLDALGGDLDLDLLLNLRSRRATSHAARREDDGATIAESRGGTGAPILLAGNQPIDPRTEALALAASLDRDAESEELLVDAADDPPRERQAEVARAGLATRAVGFLIGLGLASGPLYPDLVALARRKLLRRTRPLRRRAAKGGGGS from the coding sequence GTGCATGGATTCTGGCGCAGGTTGGGTGCGGCAGGACGCCGATCGCACGATCGTCGCGGCGCTGTCTCTCGCGGCGGAAGCCGTGGCGGATCTCCTCGCATCGGCGTCATTGAGACGCTGGAGCCGCGAGTGCTCCTGAACGCCGACTCCGAAACCACCCAGGATCGACTGCCTCCGCCGGAGTCGCTCTATTTCGTGGTTCCCCCTCCGGCGTCCGAAATCGCCCTGGGATGGGGAGACTCCTCGGCCGACCAGGGGACGTCGGGTCCTCCTGCGCCGAAGAATGAGGTCGCTCCGACCGACGCTCAGCCGACCTTTCTGGCTTCGAGGCCGTTCGATTCGATCAACGGACCCATCTCACCCATCCTGAAAGCTCAGGCCGACGCTATCCGCAGCCACATCCTTTCGGCGGCGGGCATCGACCTTCAGGACGCCGAGGGGAACTCAAAGTCCTCGGAAGATGAGGCGCTGGACGCTTCGCGCACGGATAACTTCGCACCGTCGACGACCGCCGCCACGCTTGGCTCCCCGATCGTGGAAACGCTGACCGGTCCGCCGAGCCCCGCAGAACTGGAAACGCTTCCGAAGGTTCCGTGGACGCGCAGCTACTCCTACGCTGGCGCGATCGAAGCCGACAGGGACTCGGTGGCCTTCCGCATCCCCGTCGGGCCGACGACTCAGACGCTGACCGTCGACGTTCGACCTGGCGCCGACGGCCAGCTCACCACTCCCAAGATCGATCAGCTGTACCTGATCGGAGCCAACGGCGAGATGCTGGCGGCGATCTCCGGCGTCAAGTTCATGTCGAACGGCTCGGAGCAGGTCCTGTACATCTCGATCCACGGGGCTCCCGTCGGCGGCCAGTTGTTCATGCGTCTGGTTCGAGGCGACGACGCAGGGACCTACTACGGCGGCAGCGACGACTCCGACTCGCTCACCAACGTCCAACTCCCCTCGTCGTGGGGATCGTCCAACTACGAGATCAGCATCCTGAGGACGGACGTGGTCTCGAACTCCGGGGTCGCGACGGGCGCCTCCTCCTCGGGAGGAGCCTCGTTCATCACGACGCTCCCGACGACGACCGACGCCTCGACGTCGTCCGCGGCCACGTCCTCTTCCAGCCCGGGGACGGCCTCCTCCAACACGAAGGAGGCGGCGGACTCGCGGGTCGACGAGGTCGCCCAGTCCGAAGAGGATGGAGTTGAACTGGCTAAGCTGGAGGAAGATCCTCCTTCCGTCTACCTGGGACCGCTGGTCTCTCGGACGGCCGCGCCGCTGGGGCCCGTTCTGGCGACCTACGCCGGCGATCCCGCTCCTCCGGTCTCACGTGCGGATCGCCCAGCCGGCGACGTTCTGGACGCGCTCGGGGGGGATCTCGATCTCGACCTGCTTCTGAATCTCCGAAGCCGCCGGGCGACGAGCCATGCGGCAAGACGAGAGGACGACGGGGCGACGATCGCCGAATCGAGGGGGGGAACCGGCGCGCCGATCCTCCTGGCCGGCAACCAACCGATCGACCCCCGGACGGAGGCGCTGGCTCTGGCCGCCTCTCTCGACCGGGACGCCGAGTCGGAAGAGCTTCTGGTCGACGCGGCCGACGATCCTCCCCGCGAGCGTCAGGCCGAGGTCGCCCGCGCCGGTCTCGCGACGCGGGCCGTGGGCTTCCTGATCGGCCTGGGGCTGGCGTCTGGGCCGCTCTATCCCGACCTTGTCGCCCTGGCTCGTCGAAAGCTGCTTCGCAGAACCCGACCGCTCCGGCGCAGGGCGGCGAAAGGCGGCGGAGGATCGTAA
- a CDS encoding MG2 domain-containing protein has product MPLFCTWIGSLVAASLTGVIAPDDVKGAPPAAAPTIPGEVVAALQERRFAEARAELSALRGKANGDDEQAYLEFLIAISDRLDGRRDPAREGLRKAMEAHPKSVWIPKIRYELATLELAAGDAVRAEELARASAIPLLADERKDRLADVYKSFARGLLKPDDPVTPPDPQGARELLIQARLLAKGAAARGDLTVEIARVSRILGDHPRAVTELEARLKDFPNLPGRSAARLMLGEALRDSGRPLDARLAWTDLARDVERMKPEARTPADDDARAQALALIPATYGVPNPPDSQSLTLGVAALKRFLAAYPTHPRAVRAAYEIAASYLARNRHEEALDAFHRFLTGEGYKAETDEARKDLAELSMTAAYQVGDVLRSQLRFDEAVAAWQGYLAKYPDGPQSADAQRAILSAKLSKAQDLVRLGRFGDARAAWSEFVAQNPLDARVPEVLFQIGWSHAEEKHDDEAIAAWSTLLGKFPDTEPAAHAQFLTGTILEERKGKLAEAVEAYKKIKTQPWAMQAAQRIAVMESTTLTVVTPRSFRTGETANLQISTRNLERLTFTAYKLNAEAYFRKKHGFENVESLDIGLVAPDAEWTEDVPGYARFKPVSVDYALKKLETPGVYVVKVTDQKTLQATTLVVASDLDAIVKTSRDQVLVFAQDAKTGKGRPNARVLICDAGQVVLEAATGADGVLLHDWSPAREANRRLTYLLVDGPHVAGSSLGVRAEVSRGLAPRAFIYTDRPAYRPGQTALIRGVVREVAAGQYANTPGASYRFEVVDASGRRIAARDVTLSEFGTFHESVPIDSAAPVGGYQVRVFQPGKSEFSGSFQVQSYVLQPLDLAFDLPRTVYYRGETVEADVIARFQYGAPAADRPVEVSLPDGRKVQGRTDANGKFHVSFPTESLAEEQQIVLVAVLPQDDVRTVAQLSIAVKAFSTQVETDRAVYLTGETFSARVRTTDALGTPTPQELSTALVKVVVDHGRTVEREVERKALKTDAEGRGAVSFRSDDAAGGHFLVRVSGTDRFGNSVVADRPLFISGKDDETTLRLIADRTRYKVGEPARVNLHSRGRAGTALLTWDADRILSYRIVTLAEGDNAVSWDVDGPQFPNFTLTATRMWRDKLDHARLDVAVERDLRVTVKPTKPQVGPGDPVEVEVTALDQLGRPVKAELSLAVVDQALLRRFADPLPPIGRFFYDQTRVGAFAVSSTNTFRYAPATTAVSRAVVDEAERRTALAANAAGRTDVGRSLEGLVAAAPAAPAPVGMMGPGLGGRRGGMAAGKPAAGAAFSDNFAYEPKAEEKAKDADDQRGEGRMLRKRAQLGEDADRSTLWGVNEAPREQFVETAYWNPAVVTGEDGKAKVTFPAPSAMSEYRITARGATGADTLVGEAFSSVTIRRDFFVELKAPPALTQGDRPRFMARIHHMGVAAGAAALKLTAGSGGREQVLPKTVELKGDGVEEVLFDPIEAGEGEMKLTLTATIGDRSDRVAAELPVRPWGVQTFASASGSSSDGATVFVGLPGGRSYENPAMRIVVSPSLERMIVELALGSDLRPFESRKIIWGCFPPPTTADRAADLLAATSALDYLRKARAGDSGDARRLVGRIQGLVSQLTASQRDDGGWGWMAAAPDRPENNAQVSGSDRYTTASVFWALATAGELGLLPDSSVLDKGAAWIEAAISRVDSRDRDARAALLHALSVRKRAGFEAANSLNRERQNLSNAALAHLALTFANLGRPELAAESLAILAPRAKTETPAPGRRPRLYWEGANQAAGLRSTAETTALACLAYARTRPQANELAQGVEWLEAHRFGLGWNPVKAKGPAVAALAAFHGKTTGGGERYKLTVVVNDRKVSEIDVAGAAEAQEIAVPVEAIKANDANRVAFTLEGRGTFHYSVGLTGFTREFGPDQDRNGRIAWVDRRVYWPAEPELDGKTLPVGFSAAVNPSTFENVATHAAYGGRARVGLVVWRNIPSETPVWDRDFLVVEERLPAGTTLIEGTVKSSAASYTLADGVLTFYFPPDVNPGGIQYDVFGWLPGKYKTLPASVRSIDEPGRFHVGEPGSFGVLSPGEPDDDKIRPTPDELYARGKTLFDAGRLAEAAAPLESLYTDWTLRDDVAKDVSRMLLLIDIAHYDARKIVRDFEVVKERSPEMILTFDQLQVIGRAYRDIDEHERAMIVWRGLIEAGYVEDARVGELLRQRGEPLEATAYLVDLWRQYPNTPSIETDFFGLSQVVADAATRSIDDPTLRRKLASAGVTRSGLLLHAARMIQTFLAQSPTNPIADEASLALVGTLLELEDYPAVVKSSARYAAMYPQSRFLDAFQYSQALADFHLGRYDEAVKLAEAIAKATYKDASGADVSSPNKWPAVFILGQIFDARLMPTRALEYYRQAAEQFTDAADAVAYYTRKDLKVDEITVVRPPAEPAVAGGGLRNIGIAPDAAATDGKAQIKLTYRNIARVDVTVHPVDLMQLYLARRNLDAIAGVDLAGITPLFEQSISLGSGDDYEDKTKTIDLPLTKNGAYLVMIRGGDLYASGVVLVSPLEVDVLEEAPAGRLRAVVRDARTKAPASRVQVKVVGSADPEFRSGETDLRGVFAAEGLHGQATVVVRKGISEYAFHRGKAYLGPQPEPIATPGLIREQRDEIQKGVNNVPFSPNQALDANIQSLNRGNNLKQIERLQNRYAVPAEQPPGAAAGGFR; this is encoded by the coding sequence ATGCCTCTCTTCTGCACATGGATTGGGTCGCTTGTCGCCGCCTCTCTGACTGGGGTGATCGCCCCCGACGACGTGAAAGGCGCCCCACCGGCCGCCGCGCCGACGATCCCCGGCGAGGTGGTCGCGGCCTTGCAGGAACGCCGATTCGCCGAGGCTCGCGCCGAGCTGTCGGCGCTTCGAGGCAAGGCGAACGGCGACGATGAGCAGGCTTACCTGGAATTCCTCATCGCGATTTCCGACCGCCTGGACGGCCGCCGAGATCCGGCGCGGGAAGGGCTCCGCAAGGCGATGGAGGCCCACCCGAAGAGCGTCTGGATCCCCAAGATTCGCTACGAGCTGGCCACCCTGGAGCTGGCTGCGGGCGACGCCGTCCGCGCCGAGGAGCTGGCGCGAGCCTCCGCGATCCCGCTCCTGGCCGACGAACGCAAGGATCGGCTGGCCGACGTCTATAAGTCGTTCGCCCGGGGTCTCCTCAAGCCCGACGACCCCGTAACTCCCCCAGATCCCCAGGGCGCTCGTGAGCTGCTGATCCAGGCTCGATTGCTGGCCAAGGGAGCCGCTGCGCGGGGCGACCTGACTGTCGAGATCGCCCGAGTCAGCCGAATCCTCGGCGACCATCCTCGCGCCGTGACCGAGTTGGAAGCTCGACTCAAGGACTTCCCCAACCTCCCCGGACGCTCGGCCGCCCGGCTGATGCTGGGCGAGGCTCTCCGAGACTCCGGCCGCCCGCTGGACGCCCGTCTCGCCTGGACCGACCTGGCCCGCGACGTGGAGCGCATGAAGCCGGAAGCCCGAACCCCGGCCGATGACGACGCGCGAGCCCAGGCCCTCGCCCTGATCCCCGCAACCTACGGCGTACCGAACCCGCCCGACTCCCAGAGCCTGACGCTGGGAGTCGCCGCCTTGAAGCGGTTCCTGGCCGCCTATCCGACCCACCCCCGAGCGGTCCGCGCGGCGTACGAGATCGCCGCGTCCTATCTGGCCCGGAACCGACACGAGGAAGCCCTCGACGCCTTCCATCGATTCCTTACTGGAGAAGGCTACAAGGCCGAGACGGACGAGGCTCGCAAGGATCTGGCCGAGCTGTCGATGACGGCCGCGTATCAGGTGGGCGACGTCCTTCGATCGCAGCTTCGGTTCGACGAGGCGGTCGCCGCCTGGCAGGGATATCTGGCCAAGTACCCCGACGGTCCCCAGAGCGCGGACGCCCAGCGAGCTATTCTGTCGGCAAAGCTATCCAAGGCCCAGGATCTCGTCCGTCTGGGTCGTTTCGGCGACGCCCGCGCTGCCTGGAGCGAGTTCGTCGCCCAGAACCCTCTCGACGCCCGCGTCCCGGAGGTCCTCTTCCAGATCGGTTGGAGCCACGCCGAGGAGAAGCACGACGACGAGGCGATCGCCGCCTGGTCGACTCTCCTCGGTAAGTTCCCGGACACCGAGCCCGCCGCGCACGCTCAGTTCCTCACCGGCACAATCCTGGAGGAACGAAAGGGCAAGCTCGCCGAGGCCGTCGAGGCCTACAAGAAGATCAAGACGCAGCCGTGGGCCATGCAGGCGGCGCAGCGAATCGCCGTGATGGAATCGACGACGCTGACCGTCGTCACACCGCGCAGCTTCCGCACTGGTGAGACGGCGAATCTCCAGATCTCCACAAGGAACCTGGAACGGCTGACGTTCACGGCCTACAAGCTGAACGCCGAGGCGTATTTCCGCAAGAAGCACGGCTTCGAGAACGTGGAATCGCTCGACATCGGCCTCGTCGCCCCCGACGCCGAGTGGACCGAAGACGTCCCCGGCTATGCCCGGTTCAAGCCGGTCTCGGTCGACTACGCGTTGAAGAAGCTGGAAACGCCGGGCGTCTACGTGGTGAAGGTCACCGACCAGAAGACGCTCCAGGCGACGACCCTGGTGGTCGCCAGCGACCTCGACGCCATCGTGAAAACGTCCCGCGATCAGGTGCTCGTCTTCGCCCAGGATGCGAAGACCGGGAAGGGCCGACCGAACGCGCGGGTTTTGATCTGCGACGCCGGCCAGGTCGTCCTGGAAGCCGCCACCGGCGCGGACGGGGTGTTGCTGCACGACTGGTCGCCGGCTCGCGAGGCGAATCGCCGGCTGACTTATCTGCTCGTCGACGGCCCGCACGTCGCCGGGTCGAGCCTGGGCGTGCGGGCCGAGGTCTCACGAGGGCTGGCGCCGCGGGCGTTCATCTACACGGATCGGCCCGCATACCGCCCTGGGCAGACGGCCCTGATTCGAGGCGTCGTCCGCGAGGTCGCCGCCGGCCAGTACGCGAACACTCCCGGGGCATCGTACCGCTTCGAGGTCGTCGACGCCTCGGGCCGTCGGATCGCGGCTCGTGACGTGACGCTCTCCGAATTCGGCACCTTCCATGAATCGGTCCCGATCGACTCGGCGGCTCCCGTCGGCGGCTATCAGGTGCGCGTCTTCCAGCCAGGGAAGAGCGAGTTCTCTGGTTCGTTTCAGGTTCAGTCGTACGTGCTTCAGCCGCTCGACCTGGCCTTCGACCTGCCCCGAACGGTCTACTACCGCGGCGAGACGGTTGAGGCCGACGTGATCGCCCGCTTCCAGTACGGCGCCCCGGCGGCCGACCGGCCGGTCGAGGTCTCCTTGCCGGACGGGCGGAAGGTCCAGGGCCGGACGGACGCGAACGGCAAGTTCCACGTCTCGTTCCCGACGGAGAGTCTGGCCGAGGAGCAGCAAATCGTCCTGGTCGCCGTGCTGCCGCAGGACGACGTCCGGACGGTTGCCCAGCTCTCGATCGCAGTCAAAGCGTTCTCGACCCAGGTGGAGACCGACCGAGCCGTCTACCTGACCGGCGAGACGTTCTCCGCCCGCGTCCGAACGACCGACGCCCTGGGAACGCCCACGCCTCAGGAGCTGTCGACCGCGCTCGTGAAGGTGGTCGTCGACCACGGCAGGACCGTCGAGAGAGAAGTCGAGCGAAAGGCGCTCAAGACCGACGCCGAAGGCCGCGGCGCTGTGAGTTTCCGATCCGACGACGCGGCGGGCGGCCACTTCCTGGTCCGGGTCTCAGGAACGGACCGCTTCGGGAACTCGGTCGTCGCCGACCGACCGCTCTTCATCTCCGGCAAGGACGACGAGACGACGCTTCGGCTGATCGCCGACCGAACCCGGTACAAGGTCGGCGAGCCCGCCCGGGTGAACCTGCACAGCCGAGGCCGCGCCGGCACAGCGCTCCTCACATGGGACGCCGACCGCATCCTCTCGTATCGGATCGTGACCCTCGCCGAGGGGGACAACGCCGTCTCGTGGGACGTGGACGGTCCCCAGTTCCCGAACTTCACCCTGACGGCGACGCGGATGTGGCGCGACAAGCTCGACCACGCCCGGCTCGACGTGGCCGTCGAACGCGACCTGCGCGTGACCGTGAAGCCGACGAAGCCCCAGGTCGGTCCCGGCGACCCCGTCGAGGTCGAGGTTACGGCGCTCGATCAGCTCGGCCGTCCCGTCAAGGCGGAGCTGTCGCTGGCCGTCGTCGATCAGGCCCTCCTGCGGCGGTTCGCCGATCCGCTGCCCCCCATCGGTCGGTTCTTCTACGACCAGACGCGAGTTGGCGCCTTCGCCGTTTCGTCGACGAACACCTTCCGGTACGCTCCGGCCACCACGGCCGTCTCGCGGGCGGTCGTCGACGAGGCCGAACGGCGAACGGCCCTCGCCGCCAACGCGGCGGGACGGACCGATGTCGGTCGATCCCTGGAAGGGCTCGTCGCCGCTGCGCCGGCCGCACCGGCACCCGTCGGCATGATGGGACCTGGCCTCGGCGGCCGTCGGGGCGGCATGGCGGCCGGGAAGCCGGCTGCGGGGGCCGCGTTCTCGGACAACTTCGCCTACGAGCCCAAAGCGGAGGAGAAAGCGAAGGATGCCGACGACCAACGCGGCGAGGGGCGGATGCTTCGCAAGCGGGCCCAATTGGGAGAAGACGCCGACCGCTCCACCCTATGGGGCGTGAACGAAGCACCCCGAGAGCAGTTCGTCGAAACGGCCTACTGGAATCCTGCTGTCGTCACGGGCGAGGACGGCAAGGCGAAGGTGACGTTCCCCGCGCCTTCAGCGATGTCGGAGTATCGGATCACGGCCCGAGGCGCCACCGGCGCGGATACGCTGGTCGGCGAAGCGTTCTCCTCGGTGACAATCCGCCGCGATTTCTTCGTCGAGTTGAAGGCCCCCCCAGCGCTCACCCAGGGGGACAGGCCGCGGTTCATGGCGCGGATCCACCACATGGGTGTCGCCGCCGGCGCAGCAGCCCTCAAGCTGACCGCTGGGAGCGGCGGCCGTGAGCAGGTCCTCCCCAAGACGGTCGAGCTGAAAGGCGACGGCGTCGAGGAGGTCCTCTTCGACCCGATCGAAGCCGGCGAGGGGGAGATGAAGTTGACGCTCACCGCGACGATCGGCGACCGCTCGGACCGGGTTGCGGCCGAACTGCCGGTGCGTCCCTGGGGCGTACAGACCTTCGCCTCGGCTTCGGGGTCCAGCAGCGACGGCGCCACGGTTTTCGTCGGCCTCCCCGGAGGGCGGTCTTATGAAAACCCGGCCATGCGAATCGTCGTCTCGCCTAGCCTTGAGCGGATGATCGTGGAGTTGGCCCTGGGCTCGGACCTTCGGCCGTTCGAGAGTCGCAAGATCATCTGGGGATGCTTCCCTCCCCCGACGACCGCCGATCGCGCCGCGGATCTGCTCGCGGCGACCTCGGCCCTGGACTATCTGCGCAAGGCCCGCGCCGGCGACTCGGGCGACGCCCGACGACTCGTCGGACGGATTCAGGGGCTCGTCTCTCAGTTGACGGCCTCCCAGCGCGATGACGGCGGTTGGGGATGGATGGCGGCGGCACCCGATCGACCCGAGAACAACGCCCAGGTCTCGGGGAGCGACCGCTACACGACGGCCTCCGTCTTCTGGGCGCTGGCGACGGCCGGCGAACTCGGCCTGCTCCCTGACTCATCGGTCCTCGACAAGGGCGCGGCCTGGATCGAGGCCGCGATCAGCCGCGTCGACAGCCGAGACCGCGACGCCCGCGCGGCGCTGCTGCACGCCCTGAGCGTCCGCAAGCGAGCCGGCTTCGAGGCGGCCAACAGCCTCAATCGCGAGCGTCAGAATCTCTCGAACGCCGCGCTCGCACATCTGGCGCTGACGTTCGCCAACCTCGGGCGTCCGGAGCTGGCGGCCGAATCGCTGGCGATCCTCGCGCCGAGGGCGAAGACTGAGACGCCTGCGCCGGGCCGACGGCCGCGGCTCTACTGGGAAGGCGCCAATCAAGCCGCTGGCCTGCGGTCGACGGCCGAGACCACGGCGCTCGCCTGCCTGGCTTACGCTCGTACTCGTCCCCAGGCGAACGAGTTGGCTCAGGGGGTCGAGTGGCTTGAGGCACACCGGTTCGGCCTGGGGTGGAACCCCGTCAAGGCGAAGGGGCCGGCCGTCGCCGCGCTGGCGGCGTTCCACGGTAAGACGACCGGCGGCGGCGAGCGGTACAAGCTCACCGTCGTCGTCAACGACCGCAAGGTCTCCGAGATCGACGTCGCCGGCGCGGCCGAAGCTCAGGAGATCGCCGTCCCCGTCGAGGCGATCAAGGCCAACGACGCCAATCGCGTGGCCTTCACCCTGGAAGGCCGGGGGACGTTCCACTACTCGGTCGGGCTGACGGGTTTCACCCGTGAGTTCGGCCCCGACCAGGACCGTAACGGCCGCATCGCCTGGGTCGATCGCCGCGTCTACTGGCCGGCCGAACCTGAGCTAGACGGCAAAACGCTCCCCGTGGGCTTCTCGGCTGCGGTGAACCCGTCGACGTTCGAGAACGTCGCCACTCACGCAGCCTACGGCGGCCGGGCCCGAGTCGGGCTGGTCGTCTGGCGGAACATCCCTTCCGAGACGCCCGTCTGGGACCGCGATTTCCTCGTTGTCGAGGAGCGACTCCCCGCCGGGACGACGCTGATCGAGGGGACGGTCAAATCCTCGGCCGCGTCCTACACGCTGGCAGACGGCGTTCTGACGTTCTACTTCCCGCCCGACGTCAACCCTGGCGGCATCCAGTACGACGTCTTCGGCTGGCTCCCCGGCAAGTACAAGACGCTGCCGGCGTCGGTGCGGAGCATCGACGAGCCCGGGCGGTTCCACGTCGGCGAGCCCGGCTCGTTCGGCGTCCTCTCCCCCGGCGAGCCCGACGACGACAAGATCCGACCCACGCCAGACGAACTTTACGCCCGCGGCAAAACCCTCTTCGACGCCGGCCGCCTCGCCGAGGCCGCCGCGCCGCTGGAGTCGCTCTACACCGACTGGACCTTGCGCGACGACGTCGCCAAGGACGTCTCGCGGATGCTCCTGCTGATCGACATCGCCCATTACGACGCTCGCAAGATCGTCCGCGACTTTGAGGTCGTGAAGGAACGCTCGCCTGAAATGATTCTGACGTTCGATCAACTCCAGGTGATCGGCCGGGCCTATCGCGACATCGACGAGCACGAACGGGCGATGATCGTCTGGCGCGGGCTGATCGAGGCCGGCTACGTCGAGGACGCCCGCGTCGGCGAACTTCTCCGCCAGCGCGGGGAGCCCCTGGAGGCGACGGCCTATCTCGTCGACCTCTGGCGGCAGTATCCAAACACGCCGTCGATCGAGACCGACTTCTTCGGGCTCTCTCAGGTCGTCGCCGACGCCGCGACGCGGTCGATCGACGATCCGACTCTGCGACGGAAGCTCGCCTCGGCGGGCGTAACGCGGTCGGGCCTGCTGCTGCACGCGGCCCGGATGATCCAGACCTTCCTGGCCCAGTCACCGACCAATCCGATCGCCGACGAGGCCAGCCTGGCGCTGGTTGGAACGTTGCTGGAGTTGGAAGACTATCCGGCCGTCGTGAAATCGTCGGCCCGTTACGCGGCGATGTACCCCCAAAGCCGGTTCCTGGACGCCTTCCAGTACAGCCAGGCTCTGGCCGACTTCCATCTCGGCCGCTACGACGAGGCCGTGAAACTGGCGGAGGCAATCGCCAAGGCGACATACAAGGACGCTTCCGGTGCCGACGTCTCCAGCCCGAATAAATGGCCGGCGGTCTTTATCCTCGGCCAGATCTTCGACGCCCGCCTCATGCCGACCAGGGCCCTCGAATACTACCGCCAGGCGGCCGAGCAGTTCACCGACGCCGCGGACGCCGTCGCGTACTACACCCGCAAGGACCTGAAGGTCGATGAGATCACCGTCGTCCGCCCGCCCGCCGAGCCGGCCGTCGCCGGAGGCGGCCTGCGGAACATCGGGATCGCGCCCGATGCCGCCGCAACCGACGGCAAAGCGCAGATCAAGCTGACGTATCGCAACATCGCCAGGGTCGACGTCACGGTGCACCCCGTCGACCTGATGCAACTCTACCTGGCCCGCCGGAACCTCGACGCCATCGCTGGCGTGGATCTTGCCGGCATCACGCCGCTGTTCGAGCAGTCGATCTCCCTGGGTTCGGGCGACGACTACGAGGACAAAACGAAGACGATCGACTTGCCACTGACCAAGAACGGGGCGTACCTGGTGATGATCCGCGGCGGCGACCTCTACGCCTCGGGGGTGGTCCTGGTCAGCCCGCTCGAAGTCGATGTTCTGGAGGAAGCGCCGGCCGGCCGGCTCCGGGCCGTCGTCCGGGACGCCCGCACCAAGGCTCCGGCCAGCCGAGTCCAGGTGAAGGTCGTGGGCTCGGCCGATCCCGAGTTCCGCTCGGGAGAGACCGATCTCCGCGGCGTCTTCGCCGCCGAGGGGCTGCACGGCCAGGCGACCGTCGTCGTCCGCAAGGGGATTTCCGAATACGCCTTCCATCGCGGCAAGGCGTACCTGGGTCCACAACCCGAACCGATCGCAACGCCGGGTTTGATCAGGGAGCAGCGAGACGAAATTCAGAAGGGGGTGAACAACGTCCCCTTCTCCCCGAACCAGGCCCTCGACGCCAACATCCAGTCGCTCAACCGGGGCAACAACCTGAAGCAGATCGAGCGGCTTCAGAATCGCTACGCGGTTCCCGCCGAACAGCCTCCCGGCGCGGCCGCCGGCGGGTTCCGTTGA
- a CDS encoding HD-GYP domain-containing protein, producing the protein MYAEGSGRARQAFCEEREAGPADRSGDAAGGDEGEHVVIGRLTRRMKISDPPGRFQALATNVLRASLAAEVVAWVPVEDHEDVVVSGEVVGLGSKALRLLASALGRDPVRMADNPESARAAHAPEAVRRFAVVAAGTAGALIVVNPAEGRPFGSLEIERTQYVASLIATQSHNARVYADLKDLLFGIIRALTAAIDAKDPYTSGHSERVARIAVRLAEELGWPPQKRSDLYLAGLLHDIGKIGIDDEVLKKHGPLSPQEYRRIQQHVEIGVTILQDLKKLRHILPGVRHHHESLDGTGYPDHLEGDEIPIEARILAVADSFDAMSSNRPYRKRLSPMQIDEILEKGRGVQWDPAVIDALKACRMDVEAIRQKGLGESLIGAVDLAIGRR; encoded by the coding sequence ATGTACGCGGAAGGCTCAGGACGGGCGCGGCAGGCCTTTTGCGAGGAGCGAGAGGCTGGGCCGGCCGATCGCAGCGGCGACGCCGCCGGCGGCGATGAAGGGGAGCATGTCGTTATTGGTCGTCTAACCCGTCGAATGAAAATCTCGGATCCCCCGGGGCGATTCCAGGCTCTGGCGACGAACGTCCTTCGCGCGTCGCTGGCCGCCGAGGTCGTGGCCTGGGTGCCGGTGGAGGACCACGAGGACGTCGTGGTCAGCGGCGAGGTCGTGGGGCTGGGCTCCAAGGCTTTGCGGCTGCTGGCGTCCGCACTGGGACGCGATCCGGTCCGGATGGCCGATAATCCTGAGTCGGCGCGAGCCGCCCACGCCCCGGAGGCCGTTCGGCGGTTCGCCGTCGTGGCGGCGGGCACCGCCGGCGCTCTGATTGTGGTCAACCCGGCGGAGGGCCGTCCGTTCGGCTCCCTGGAGATTGAGCGCACCCAGTACGTCGCCTCGCTGATCGCCACCCAGTCCCACAACGCGCGGGTGTACGCCGACCTGAAGGATCTCCTCTTCGGCATCATCCGCGCTCTGACCGCGGCGATCGACGCCAAGGACCCGTATACCTCGGGTCACTCGGAGCGCGTCGCCCGGATCGCCGTTCGACTGGCCGAGGAACTGGGCTGGCCTCCCCAGAAGCGAAGCGACCTCTACCTGGCCGGGCTGCTCCACGACATCGGCAAGATCGGCATCGACGACGAGGTGCTCAAGAAGCACGGGCCGCTCAGTCCGCAGGAATACCGGCGGATCCAGCAGCACGTGGAGATCGGTGTGACGATCCTCCAGGACCTGAAGAAGCTCCGGCACATTCTGCCGGGGGTCCGTCACCACCACGAGAGCCTCGACGGCACCGGCTATCCCGACCATCTGGAAGGGGACGAAATCCCGATCGAAGCGCGAATCCTGGCCGTGGCCGACTCGTTCGACGCCATGTCCAGCAACCGGCCCTACCGCAAGCGGCTCTCGCCGATGCAGATCGACGAGATCCTTGAGAAGGGCCGCGGCGTCCAGTGGGACCCCGCCGTGATCGACGCGCTCAAGGCCTGCCGGATGGACGTTGAGGCCATCCGACAAAAGGGCCTGGGCGAGAGCCTGATCGGCGCCGTCGACCTGGCGATCGGACGGCGTTGA